From the genome of Azospira restricta, one region includes:
- a CDS encoding DUF2249 domain-containing protein, whose translation MQPIHVCNHTTPEAIYPFDARGIAKRFRHAAIFGALDALHPGEVMRFCNDHDPLPLLAQIQQRYGDSVTIEYLQREMGAIVIDFAKVG comes from the coding sequence ATGCAACCGATTCACGTCTGCAACCACACCACCCCGGAAGCCATCTACCCGTTCGACGCGCGCGGCATCGCCAAGCGTTTCCGCCACGCCGCGATCTTCGGCGCGCTCGACGCGCTGCACCCGGGCGAAGTCATGCGCTTCTGCAACGACCACGACCCGCTGCCGCTGCTCGCGCAGATCCAGCAGCGCTACGGCGATTCCGTGACCATCGAGTACCTGCAGCGCGAGATGGGCGCGATCGTCATCGACTTCGCCAAGGTCGGGTGA